The Sphingomonas sp. G-3-2-10 DNA window CCTGATTGGTGAACATCAGCAGCGGCACCAGCGCGAAGAACAACACCGGCATCTCGAACAGATTGACGAAATTGTTCGCGGGCATCTCGGCTGGCTGGAAGTAGCGCTTGGCCGCATCGCCGCTCGCGAAATTCTCCGCCGTGGGCGGCTGGCGCTTCATCAGCGCGAACCGCTGGACATAGAGCACGAACCACACGGCATGAATCAGCGCGACCATCGCGAATGTCGGCCACAGGATCGCAATAAACATGAAACCCCTCCCCTTTTTGTGCGATCATCCTGACCGAGCCGGAGGAGGAAAGCGAGTGTCCGATTTGAAGCTGCCGATCGAGGGCGAGTGCCGCTGCGGCAAGGTGCGCATCCGGATCAGCGCACCGCCGATGCTGACGATGGCGTGCCATTGCACCGGCTGCCAGAGGATGAGCGCCAGCGCCTTTTCGCTCAGCGTCGCGATCCCCTCGGCGGGGTTCGAAGTGATCGCGGGCGAGACCGTGATCGGCGGCCTGCACGGCGACATGTCGAAGCACCACCATTGCGACTGGTGCAAGAGCTGGATGTTCACCCGGATCGAGCCCGACATGGGCTTCGTCAATGTCCGCCCGACGATGCTGGAAGATACCGGCTGGTTCACGCCCTTCATCGAAACCTATACCAGCGAGAAGCTGCCCTGGGTGACGACCCCTGCGGAGCACAGCTTCGCGACATTTCCGGAAATGTCCGCCTATGGGGACCTGATCGCCGGGTTCGCTCGCACGAAAGCGACAGGATAACGATTGAATGAATTCGACATTTTAAGTCGGATTAAGAACTAACGTATCGTCAATTTCCGATGCTGTTCTAATTATTGTTCCGAAACGGACTCGTTAACCCTCGACTCCATCGGAGTCATTGGGGAAATATCTATTCACGCTATTTGATATTTCGAGTCGAAAAGCTCGAACAATGATCGGATATCGCGGGTCCAATTACGAAGAGCGTTCGAATATATTTCGAAACCGCCTTTTCCGGCGCGCCATACTTCGCGCCGGAACGATGACGCGTGCGAGTTCGGATCAACAAGATGACAGGAGCGGATCATGGCAGTCTATAATATCCAGAACCAATGGGGCGGCAGCTCGGCGCCGTGGAACGAAGGCGGCGTCTTCAACATCGGCAATCGCGGCAGCCAGTTGCCCGTGGCGCTGTCGCTGACCTCGCCCGACAATGGCCAGAGCTTCACCGGCACGATGACCTATCAGGGCGAAGGCCCGATCGGCTGCCGCGCGACCTTCGTCACCACCAACTGCTATCAGGTCGAAAACCAGTGGGGCGGCGACAGCGCGCCGTGGCACGATGCCGGCCTGTTCCTGCTCGGCGCGCGTCAGGGACAGAACGCCGTCGCGTTCGAACTGTCATCCGTCGACAACGGCCAGACGCTTGAAGGCACCATGACCTATTCGGGCGAAGGTCCGATCGGTGTGAGGGGCGCGCTGTCCGAAGGGCAGGCGTTCGACGCCACCAACCAGTGGGGCGGCAATTCGGCCCCGTGGAACCAGGGCGGCCTGTGGGTGCTGGGATGCCGCGCCAACCAGCCGGTG harbors:
- a CDS encoding MAPEG family protein, giving the protein MFIAILWPTFAMVALIHAVWFVLYVQRFALMKRQPPTAENFASGDAAKRYFQPAEMPANNFVNLFEMPVLFFALVPLLMFTNQASAAQVALAWAFVALRALHSFIQIVVQKIPPRFLIYLASCVVLSAMWIGFFVDMLGVAKTLAPLTAP
- a CDS encoding lectin ESA-2, which encodes MAVYNIQNQWGGSSAPWNEGGVFNIGNRGSQLPVALSLTSPDNGQSFTGTMTYQGEGPIGCRATFVTTNCYQVENQWGGDSAPWHDAGLFLLGARQGQNAVAFELSSVDNGQTLEGTMTYSGEGPIGVRGALSEGQAFDATNQWGGNSAPWNQGGLWVLGCRANQPVVAIDVTSDDNGQTLNGTMTYFNEGPIGFAATRIMANTYAVQNQWGGNDAPWHPGGNWVIGCRGDQGVVAVNVTGGGGLSGTMTYNGEGPIGLNLELASANATADA
- a CDS encoding GFA family protein yields the protein MSDLKLPIEGECRCGKVRIRISAPPMLTMACHCTGCQRMSASAFSLSVAIPSAGFEVIAGETVIGGLHGDMSKHHHCDWCKSWMFTRIEPDMGFVNVRPTMLEDTGWFTPFIETYTSEKLPWVTTPAEHSFATFPEMSAYGDLIAGFARTKATG